In Cryptomeria japonica chromosome 1, Sugi_1.0, whole genome shotgun sequence, the sequence ATAATTTGTTTGTTCATTGCCTTAATAAGACCCCACCTTCAATTTGAAAGCAAATAAATGACGACATATAACATGACCATTGAATACACCTCCACATCTTGACAATCTCTAAACGTGAACCTCCAAATTCTCTATTGAATTCCTTTAAAGGAATGAGAAAACAAGAGCAAAAGTGAACAGTTGCATATGGAAAATGCAACAAGTATTGGGCAAAGAAGACAATCGATAGTGAAGTGTTGTGCATTGTGTAATGCTCCGTGCTACAACAACGAAGATACATGGTTTTCAAATTTAgaaaaaagacacaaaaaaacaaaaactttgCATGCCTTTATCACGGCACCGATCTTGTCAAGGTCGTCCCACGTGCTTTTGGCATTTGATAGGTATACAAGAGAACTCGCATTTTaagaaaatataatgaaataaacTCAGTGTTGGTGTTTTGATAAGGAATTTGCGGCGCAGAAAAATTTGACTAAAAAGACTTGATCCCCTGCGAATAAAAACATTATATAGACTTTTAAGCCTTGTGACAGTAAACAAATTATACAGAGGGAATTCCTATCTGTGTTCCTCGGTTTCTTCGGATTGCAAAGAAAAATGGTAGGGCATGCAGTGGTTGTTCCGTATCCAGGGCGAGGCCACATTAATCCCATGAAGCACCTCGCCATAAAGCTCGCTTCTCATGGAGTCTCTGTTACATTCGTCCTCACTCAGACGTGGCACAAAATCATCACACAGGCCGAGGACGATTTTTTCTCCCATGCTCGAAAGCTTGGCCTCGATATTCGGGCGGGCCTCATTCCAGACTGCGTGGTGGGAGAATCACAAAGGTGGGCTAACATGGCGGCCTTTTTTCTCTCGCTCTCAAACATGGAAGCTCATGTCAGCGACTTCATATTGAACCTCAATCGCTCAGGAGCCACACCGTCCTGCATAGTGGCAGACACTTTGCTCAATTGGGCAGTGCCTCTTGCTAAACGACACACTCTCCTCTCAGTTTCCCTGTGGACAACCTCTGTCACAAATTTTTCCGTCATTTATCATTTAGGCTTAGGTAATTTAAGAAAACCAAGAACCATTAGCAGTCAAATTATTTGAGTCTTGGCATTAAAAAATGAGAATTGATTGTTTATAAATTCTTGTTGCAGATGGGGCACAAGGCCGCAGAGATAATACTCCCGGTGTGCCTTTGTTCAAACCGACGGAACTTCCGAACGGCCTGTTCAGTCCCTCTCCTATGGGCAATAGTTTTGCGCAGTGTTTTATAAATGTGAAAGAAGCAGACTGGGTTGTTGCGAATTCTTTCTACGCCTTGGATTGCAGGGCAGTGGAGGCCCTGCGCCACAAAACCCCTGTGCAGTGTGTGGGCCCCTTGAACATGCCCTTTGCCCACTGGGGACATGGGAAGAGCGTTCTACAGTGCAGTCAATGGCTGGATTCGAAACCAGCGCGATCGGTCATCTATGTTTCCTTTGGTAGCTTTATTAATGTGGCGAGAGCTCAGGTGGTGGAAATTGCCACGGGCCTTAAGCAGAGTGGGTACTGTTTTATATGGGCGCTTCGTCCGGATGCAGAGGCGTCTCATGTCTGGGAAATGCTGCCGCCTGGATTTTTGGAGGAATGTAAAGAGCAGGGCTTGGTTGAGCCCTGGTTTAGGCAGGAGGAGATTCTTTCACATCCTTCGGTGGGAGGGTTTTTCAGCCACTGTGGTTGGAACGCCGTTATGGAGAGCGTTTCTGCGGGTATTCCAATGCTGGGATTTCCTCTTGCGATGGAACAGTTCCTCAATTGCAAGCTCGTTGTGGAGGAATGGAAGTTCGCGGTGAGGGGGAGGAGTAAAGAGGATGAAAACAGGGTTATTGCAGCAGAAGAGATTGCTGTCAAGGTGAAAACGTTGATGGAAGGCGAGGAGAGCGTGAGATTAAGAGGAGTGGTGAAGACATTTAGAGAGCTCGCCAAAGAGGAAGTCGCCAATGGAATGTCCGCCAGTAATTTGAAACTGCTTGCCGATAGATTGAAAGCAGGCAAAACACCCAATAAAAAAATAGCAGAACATGTAGCAATTTGAGATGGGTACTTCGATACCCACCTATCTGTCCTTTGTTTGTCTCTGTTATGGCAACCACTACCGAAATAGTCAGTGTTCAAACTTGCAACAATCATTCAATGTCAAATAGTCAGGTTTGAACAAAACTAGTTAAGAGAACCTGGCCAAAGAGCTGAATCTTCATTGTTGAAGCTGTTTGTCAAACTTTCAATACTAACGCTTTACTTAGGCCCACAGTTTGGCTTTCATATTGGGCGATTCTTCTTTCTGCACATTAAATTCTTAAAACTTCTGTCATTGATGTTAAAGTTTACAATGTTTTAAAGTAAATAACTTGTCACTTAGTGGTTACTATATTGAATTGTATTTGTATGGTAGTAAAAGACGGACAGACATAAATGCATGTGTTTTGTATTTATCTTTTGAATTGTATGATTTATACTCATCTTTTGAAGTGTATGTGTATGGTTGTAGAAGATTGATAGATCTGAGTGCATTTGAATTATATATTGGAAAAGTATGGCTATATTAAAAATATAAGATTATTTTGATGGAaggatgttttttttttatatgatttaaatttttttataaactattgtcaaatatctctacatataaTCAACATTAAcaattttccttttgttttatATAGAATAGAGGTTTCTAGatataattttgatatataatatattttaaatttcatttttttcaaattaGTAAGGTTGGTTATAGTGATTATATTTGTGGTTGTTAGAAGTAAACAAATATTGAACAAGAGTCAAAGGAAAGTTGACAGAATGATAATGGACATGGAAGGATGATGTCATCACTAGTGtcattttgataaaaaatttagaTGAAGCAAATATTTAATGATTAAGACTAGTACTTGTTGTGCCATAGTTTTTCTAAGGTGTTGCAATGGCAATATTATTGTTAGCAATAGTAAGATCTCAAGGAAGAGAGATGAGGACCCACAAATTGTGAGAACCACCTCAAAGAAAGTGATGATCCTTCTTGTGGTATTTTTTGAATACTTCATGGGTTATATCTATTTCAACTTCTAACCCAAAATATTCCATGATTTAATCGCACCATGCAAAATTAGAACAAGTATCGTATCATCTTTATATGTTTAGAGCACTCTAGGTATAATTTAGAGCTAGACCTAAAGAAAAGAAGAGGACAATGGCTTAATTCGAAAATAACTTACATGGGTTTCAATTGATATAAAGGAAGTTTGACATTAGCTAGATACCTCTTATGGAGTTGGTAGCCAAACCATAAGCATAAATAGCTTCTTTTATTATATTAAAAGTTTCAAGCCATCAATGTTGCTTGGACTTGGGGTCTATAGTGTAATAAGCCCATGGGCTTTGTCTAAGACCTTTATATCTCTCTACCTCCATAGAATGGTTCAACGTCATACCACTGAGGCTCAAGGCTTCAAttatttgtttattttctcaaaattCATAAGACTTTGACTTTAAGATCTTCAAGGACCAAATATAAATTGGGTCTAATTTGCAGCTAGATAAAAAGTGGACAAGGGAACAATAGTTTGCTTGGAGAAGAATTTGTGTGGATttgaattgatatatatatataagaatttttttattgCATTGATAATTTTCATGGATCTAATAGCCATATATGATAAGCATATATAATATCTTCTACTATACAAAGATCTCAAGCCATTGATGTTTTGGGAATCCTTGGTTTTTTAGCACAACAACCCCATCATTCATGTGCATTATTTAATAtctttgaagaagttgagaaaatataacttcaaagatcccaagagcacctgcaagcaaaatacccatcacaagagaagattggagacaaaaacacaataatggctctaaagaaaaaaGTTTATTAGTCAAAGAAGGAATtcaataaaaaagtacaatacaatccttataaaaggagaatatgcaaccctaaagggataaagtgtgtttatttaataattattaaatacctaccatattattaaataccTAAGTTTGGCTTAAaagtagagtataatagactaataattaaataaataattattagctaatacaagataactctaacacccccccttaagatgaacttagggagtagctaaaaaactaaatgtatgaagcaaaaaatgcaactacatgatgaaggcaaatttgggtcccaacaacaaagcctgatgaggtacccaatcacaaccaaatctctataaactgaagaaatagagaaaaccacgtgggaaaaaactctaatccaaaaagagatagaaaagcatgctaaaaaaacatgaaggaaggaaggcctcaatgagacccccaaAGGACAACTTCCCTCACCCCaaagtttagtgaagatgtcaacaacctgctcctctataggaatgtactccaagatgagaaaaccatcctgaatcaactatctGATGAAGTGAGTGTGAAACTCAATGTGTTTAGTCCTATGGTGCTCTACTAGGTTGCGGGAAATGTGAAtgacactctgattgtcacaccaaagaatagtgggactatcaggagggaacccaaactcagccatcaattgtcgaagccataaaacctcttgaCTAGCTAACATCGCTGCTtgatactcagcctctatagatgatagtGCAATagtagactgcttcttgcaagaccatgtgataggaccagaaccgaGGCAAAAAACAAATCCAAAAGTAGACTTTGGATCatgagcatcaccagcccaatctgagtcagtgaagccaacaatgtgaggggatcgtgaagtatagtgaatgccaaactgtgtagtgcaaaatgctcatgccaaagtctactcactgaatctgcagGTGCTACAAGAGAAACATCTGAACCATTTGGACTCTCAAAATCATCAAACCTGTATAACCAAGAATCAGGATCAACACTGccaatagccacaaccaaatcaagatcATGGAGACatctaataaccacatcatgtggtgagaactcaactattttaccagagctagaatgacaaatctgataaacagagaaGAAGTTTGTCGAAATGTTAGAACCAAAAGAACATCTTGAATACAACCACTTGTCAATGGAACAACACCTGAACCTAAAATTCAAAGTTGTACTGAGTCACCAATTGCAATCTATAGAGTATCActatgagcaagtgaggtaacaagttgTTGAGAGTGTGCCATGTGGTGAGAAGCtcttgaatcaataatccaagtggatgcaaaAGTAATAGCTCATGCaaaaagagcatgtcctttccctatagaagaggaagagggaggctgaggagaagaaatatgatgttgttgtatggcttcctccaaagcctctaatcatttccaacatcgagaaactggatgtccttccttgccacataAACTGCAATATTcatatgatttcttcttagtcttggaggaagactcacaagACTTAGAAGATTTCTCCTATTTGGGATAGGACTTCGGTTTataatcaaacttaggtggtggcttggaggaactCTCACTGTCAgatgaatccttcttaggcttcagtttctgcttcttgttctctttagatgtctatGCAACCAATACTTTGTTCTTCAAGAtcctgtgagagtgtccaactAAGATAGGTgagcttgctcacgagtcaaacgatcacataacacatcaaatgTAAGCATGGCGAAGCATGTACCcaaggcatccatagtagaataaaatgtggaagcaaatatctgatagggacctcgaagcttagagagaatcggGTAGATACACTCTATGTATGTCTTATTTTTACCATAATTGTGGAGGATAGATCTAAtggttttaaacttgttcagaaagtcTTCAATATGAGGAAAGGactcaggtaacaaggaagagagatCTGCCTCAATTTGTAATGCTCTAAACTCATTGATGGTACCAAAGAGAGTATCAAATTTGGAacacatagcccgaggagtgagaaaaccatcaaggtgaaaaaacaagttgtctgaaacatgtaaggagatgacacgcatagcctcatccatcttattcccatgctaaagaatctcaaaaggacgttgCAACTAAGGTTGATCcacatccaaacaagaccacaaccctcatgatCTGAGAAGCCTCGTCATACGAGCTTTCTAGAGGTGATAGTTATGGTATGTAAGAAGCTCAACTAAAGAATCTGCCATGTGTACCTGTACTTGTACTTGGACTTggtcttgatttttttaattaagtgatctttcagactagacagaGGATGCATAAGGGGTTTTTATTGTGAGTTTTAGGTGTTCCAATTTTCTGAATTAAATTATAGAAAGTAGtaaaataacaccccccacaagaTGAAAAACCAAAGCCATGCACAATCTGAGAGTCAGAAAGAAAGGCAAGAGCAAAAAAAGGCTTCAGATGAATATCTTGTGTACCCGGTAAAATTTATGGAACAATGAACCCCAAATATAAATAGAGATCTCCAAgatctttccgacgcctattcgtttgccGAAAATGGAGtccatttgcccaagttatggctcccgAAGTGTAGAAAAAGCTCTAACTTTGACGGCAAAAAATAGgtacaaaatgaaaaaaattgcaaaTCTCACCTCCAAATTTGAATAGAGCTCAAAAAGAGATTTCTGGTGCCTATTCGTTTTTCAAAATATGACTCTGTgtgcccaagttatgacaaaaaaaccaTTTGTTTGTCAAAAAGCCTTCAAGGAAAAAAAACCCTCCTTGCTGGTGGCAGGGAGGTGGTGACTGGGCAGAGCGAAGGTGATCGAGCGAGGAAATTTTTTGGGCGGAAACAAGCCTTTTGATGACGAATGGTGGGGTTTTCGGCGATAGGACGGCTGGTGGAGCTGAGCAGCGACTGGCGGAGTCGGGTTGCCGACAATTTAAAGACCGTCGTTGTGGCTAACCTCGGCGGTAACTGCCAAGGGAGGGTCGACGGTAACCACAAGGCTAGCCCTAGCGGTTAAGAGACCACCAACGATCGGCAGTAATGGTTTCGGCCTGGGCAAGCCATTACACTgtccaatttttttctcaaaaaatgtgctgtagaagggctaaaatattaaaaaaaaattgctaaaGCCAAAGTTGCCCAaactggacaaattttatatgaaaatgggggtttttgggtgttttgagctcaatggtgagatccgtttgagcccaaaatgcccaaaaacaaAAAGGCACTCCAGATCCAAAATAAAActctaaaaaaaattgaaaccttGGCCTCCAAAAAATCCTCTGAAAAAATAAGAACAAGCAGTAGCAGATATAGcctttgataccatgaagaagttgaaaaaacaCAACTTCAGggatcccaagagcacctgcaagcaaaatacttgttacaaaagaagattggagacaaaaacacaataatgacTCTGAagaaaaaagattatcattcaaagagggaattcaataaaaaagtacaatcaatccttataaaaggaaaatatgcaaccctaaagatgtgcaagcctaaagggataaagtgtatttaataattagaataattattaaatgtctagcatattattaaatgcctaacttaagcttaagtgtagagtataatagactaataattaaataaataattattagctaatacaagataactctaacaatctTCATATCTCCCTAGCTTTATAAAATactttataattataaaaatttgtTTCATATCTTTAGTTGCTTAATTTTTTCCCATACTCTTGAGACTTCAATTGCTCAATTAGCATGTGGTAAaagattgaatatatatatatatatatatatatatatatatatatatatatatatatatatatatatatatatatatatagcactaAAGAAGCCACACCCGAAATACAAAATCTACTTACATTAATAATATCCACAAAAGGCCAAACAAAAAGTAGTGAATACCTAGGCTCGTTACCCTTAAACTACCTACAACTAGTGACCTGACTCTTCTCTCCCCTAATGCCCCGACTCCATTGTACTAGGCCTCACTGACTTCAATAGGATAGCCAACAACTTAGCTCTCACCTCTACCCATGTAGCACCCACAAGTTCTTTCATCAATTCAGTGCAACCATCACTTGGTGTCGTTGAGCATCTCATTTTCTTCAGTCTGCTAGACTATAAGTGGGATCGAATGCCTATTATAGGGTAATGTTAGCATTGACCAAACACCTCCAATCGGTTGCAAACCAATATAAACGATCTCCAAATACTAATGCATATCAACTCTCTAATGGGCTTTCACCAAACTCTCTAATGGGCTTTCACCAACTTTTGCATCAAATACTTTACTAAAATCTTTTCTTCCCTGGCCTCCGACAGCCAACCAATGAACATTGAGGCGATGCCACTATTAGCCATGAACGGGTAGGTTGGATGCATTAATGCCTCTCTTAGAATTGTCTTAATCATCTCCACCACCTCTGAATTCACAATATTCAAAATTCTTTGCAGCTTTTTATCCATTAATCATCCCCGAAAGGCTAGTTTTTGGGCCTTGGTGATCAATCAAATAGTCGTTTCCATAGCTCTCAATGTCTTGACCAGCCACCTCAACCACTGTCTTGCCATTGGCAATAACTCCTCCCATGTGCCATCTTTCCCACCATTAATGTTTAATGCCATTAGACGTCCTCTCCCAGCTTTCCTAGGAATTTCTCATAATCCACCAACTCAAATCCAGAATAATCTGCCATCATTCCAAGAGCCCATTTCGACGTTTTGTCTGCCACAAGGTTGTACACATGAGTGAGTTTAAAATCCTCCAACTTAGCCAGACCCTCCCAAATTCATGAAATAATTATTTTGTAGTTTCCAGTTTAGAGTTTGCTTACAACGGATCGCATTAATGATTTGTAGTAAATCTCTTTTGCATGGACTTTCTTAAAACCCCTTACCTACACAGTTGTACCTCTATCCAAGCACTCTGGAATTCAGTCTCATTGTTATTGTCTATCgaccatttttttttaattctaattgTTAAAACCTGACCTTCATGATCTCTTAAGACACATCATGATGTGCTAGAAGGTCTCAAGTACTCTCATATGACTTCCTCAAAGTTCACCTTTACCCAATTTTCTTCTACAAAAACCCATCAAATATCTACTCTTAGATTCAAGGTGGGATCATCCCTAGAAACCTCATAAATGAAGGGATTGAAATTTTTGACCAAACCATCTTAGTCATGTCATCCCATAAGGAGTAGGAGCTACCCTTGATACTATAATTACTAGCAGCATTATTGACCACCTCCATAATGGTATTTTCCATCTTGCTAATCAGCACATGCCATGGTTTCCTTATCATAAAAGATTGATTGTTAAGCACTAAATGATT encodes:
- the LOC131046412 gene encoding UDP-glycosyltransferase 86A1; its protein translation is MVGHAVVVPYPGRGHINPMKHLAIKLASHGVSVTFVLTQTWHKIITQAEDDFFSHARKLGLDIRAGLIPDCVVGESQRWANMAAFFLSLSNMEAHVSDFILNLNRSGATPSCIVADTLLNWAVPLAKRHTLLSVSLWTTSVTNFSVIYHLGLDGAQGRRDNTPGVPLFKPTELPNGLFSPSPMGNSFAQCFINVKEADWVVANSFYALDCRAVEALRHKTPVQCVGPLNMPFAHWGHGKSVLQCSQWLDSKPARSVIYVSFGSFINVARAQVVEIATGLKQSGYCFIWALRPDAEASHVWEMLPPGFLEECKEQGLVEPWFRQEEILSHPSVGGFFSHCGWNAVMESVSAGIPMLGFPLAMEQFLNCKLVVEEWKFAVRGRSKEDENRVIAAEEIAVKVKTLMEGEESVRLRGVVKTFRELAKEEVANGMSASNLKLLADRLKAGKTPNKKIAEHVAI